A stretch of the Medicago truncatula cultivar Jemalong A17 chromosome 5, MtrunA17r5.0-ANR, whole genome shotgun sequence genome encodes the following:
- the LOC11421784 gene encoding uncharacterized protein, giving the protein MAYLVQILRKFLLPFYLFFVLFVLPLLLSQFFEPLHMQYYFNFCMIEKSYMFILVNVLVAFIILYSTLFNASSTTTHDSIEHVVNNDGGGQWLEYIASESANDAENVTESESTKEEEKTLMISYEPDKMMISDAKEDKEEENSLMIIDEDHETQELNKKCEDFIKKMKAKFCSEARAYYYGYHHKSLVLVN; this is encoded by the coding sequence ATGGCTTATTTGGTGCAGATACTACGCAagtttcttcttccattttatcTGTTCTTTGTGCTGTTTGTTCTACCTCTATTACTCTCTCAGTTCTTTGAGCCACTCCATATGCAATACTACTTTAACTTCTGCATGATCGAGAAGAGTTACATGTTCATTCTCGTCAATGTCCTTGTAGCTTTTATAATTCTGTATTCTACTCTATTCAATGCATCTTCAACAACCACTCATGATAGCATTGAACATGTCGTCAACAACGATGGCGGTGGTCAGTGGTTAGAATACATTGCATCCGAATCTGCGAATGATGCTGAAAATGTTACAGAAAGTGAATCAACAAAAGAGGAGGAAAAAACTTTGATGATATCTTATGAGCCagataaaatgatgatttctgatgcaaaagaagataaagaggAGGAAAATTCTCTTATGATCATTGATGAAGATCATGAGACACAAGAATTGAACAAGAAATGTGaggattttataaaaaagatgaaAGCAAAGTTCTGTTCTGAGGCAAGAGCTTATTATTATGGTTATCATCATAAATCTCTTgtccttgttaattaa
- the LOC11419655 gene encoding E3 ubiquitin-protein ligase ORTHRUS 2 yields MANIITHHLPCDADGVCMVCKQKPSETETLHCKTCTTPWHAPCLPVVPTTSEMLDWLCPDCAQPSDVVAASAAPSVAGDLVSAIRAIENDPSLTEEEKRKKRQELHGGSLKEKDEVHVRRSGVLDIFDGSLNCSFCVKLPERPVTTPCGHNFCLKCFEKWVGLGKRTCSNCRTAIPPKMASNPRINAQLAIAIRMAKLARAESVGGSTAPKNYQVVLNDERPDTCYTTERARKTGKANACSGKIFVTIPKDHFGPILAEYDPNRNRGVLVGDTWEDRMECRQWGAHFPHVAGIAGQSAHGAQSVALSGGYIDDEDHGEWFLYTGSGGRDLSGNKRTNKNQSFDQKFENMNEALRTSCRKGYPVRVVRSHKEKRSSYAPEEGLRYDGVYRIEKCWRKVGIQGHKVCRYLFVRCDNEPAPWTSDLTGDRPRPLPTIKEFKGAVDITERKDDPSWDFDEEKGCWLWKKPPPLSKKPMNVVDSFDPTKMKIVRPKAIKPSFKIKDRLLKEFGCNICRKVLASPLTTPCAHNFCKGCLEGAFAGQSYIRNRTTQSGRSLRTQKNIMKCPSCATDIAEYLQNPQVNREMMGVIETLQRQAEQQEEQMEENSGESSAKSEENDKPDEETEVSKSSDSSEKVVEEINEDDVNPPQKKRKGDDDKAVVNVEEQIDDAGVESKTVACN; encoded by the exons atGGCGAACATCATCACTCACCACCTTCCTTGTGACGCTGACGGTGTATGCATGGTTTGCAAACAAAAACCATCAGAAACCGAAACACTTCATTGCAAAACCTGCACAACACCATGGCATGCTCCTTGTCTCCCTGTTGTTCCAACAACAAGTGAAATGCTCGATTGGTTGTGTCCTGATTGTGCTCAACCAAGTGATGTTGTTGCTGCTTCTGCTGCTCCGTCTGTTGCGGGGGATCTTGTCTCTGCTATTCGCGCTATCGAGAATGATCCTTCGTTGAcggaggaagagaagagaaagaaacgCCAAGAGTTACATGGTGGATCTTTGAAAGAGAAGGATGAGGTTCATGTTAGGAGAAGTGGTGTTCTTGATATCTTTGATGGGAGTCTTAACTGTTCGTTTTGTGTGAAGTTGCCTGAGAGACCTGTTACT ACTCCATGTGGGCACAATTTCTGCTTGAAGTGTTTTGAGAAATGGGTTGGGCTAGGGAAACGAACTTGCTCAAACTGCAGGACTGCAATTCCACCGAAGATGGCGAGTAATCCAAGAATCAACGCACAGTTGGCGATTGCGATCCGTATGGCCAAGCTAGCTAGAGCAGAGAGTGTCGGTGGAAGCACTGCTCCAAAAAATTATCAAGTTGTTCTCAACGATGAGCGTCCCGACACCTGTTACACCACTGAGAGAGCAAGGAAAACAGGAAAGGCTAATGCTTGCAGTGGAAAAATCTTTGTGACTATTCCAAAGGATCACTTTGGACCAATCCTTGCTGAGTATGATCCTAATAGGAACCGTGGGGTTCTTGTTGGTGATACTTGGGAGGATAGGATGGAATGTAGGCAATGGGGAGCTCATTTTCCCCATGTTGCTGGCATTGCTGGTCAGAGTGCCCACGGGGCTCAATCTGTCGCTCTCTCGGGTGGTTATATAGATGATGAAGATCACGGGGAGTGGTTCCTTTACACTGGAAGCGGTGGAAGGGATCTCAGTGGGAATAAACGCACGAACAAAAACCAGTCATTTGACCAGAAGTTTGAAAATATGAATGAGGCTTTGCGAACCAGTTGCCGAAAAGGCTATCCTGTTCGTGTTGTTAG GTCCCACAAGGAGAAACGTTCCTCTTATGCACCAGAAGAAGGATTGAGGTACGATGGGGTGTACAGAATTGAGAAATGTTGGCGCAAAGTTGGAATACAA GGTCATAAGGTCTGCAGGTATTTGTTTGTGAGGTGTGACAATGAGCCAGCTCCATGGACAAG TGATTTAACTGGAGACCGTCCTCGCCCACTACCTACAATTAAGGAGTTTAAGGGTGCAGTTGATATTACTGAAAGAAAGGATGATCCATCATGGGACTTCGAT GAGGAAAAGGGCTGTTGGTTGTGGAAGAAGCCTCCACCACTAAGTAAGAAGCCGATGAATGTTGTGGATTCTTTTGAtccaacaaaaatgaaaattgtcaGGCCAAAAGCTATAAAACCGTCCTTCAAAATTAAGGATAGGCTATTGAAAG AGTTTGGTTGCAATATCTGTCGCAAGGTGTTGGCTTCTCCTCTTACTACACCTTGTGCTCACAACTTCTGCAAAGGCTGCTTGGAGGGTGCCTTTGCTGGCCAAAGCTATATCAGGAACAGGACAACTCAAAGTGGACGCAGTTTGCGGACACAGAAGAACATTATGAAATGTCCTTCCTGTGCAACTGACATAGCTGAGTATCTTCAGAATCCACAG GTTAACAGGGAAATGATGGGTGTGATAGAAACACTCCAGCGACAGGCTGAACAACAGGAAGAACAGATGGAGGAGAATTCCGGAGAATCAAGTGCTAAGAGTGAAGAAAATGACAAGCCGGATGAGGAGACCGAGGTCTCAAAATCCTCTGATTCGAGTGAAAAAGTCGTGGAGGAAATTAACGAGGATGATGTGAATCCTCCACAGAAGAAGAGGAAAGGTGATGATGACAAGGCTGTGGTCAATGTGGAAGAACAGATTGATGATGCAGGAGTGGAAAGCAAAACAGTGGCTTGCAACTAG